The window GCGCCGTTATCCTCTTGTCCCCCTGCCACTCCTTGTAAGAGAGCCTTCCATCGTCACACAAAAAACCTCCGCGCGGGCGCCACCTGTACATCGTATCGCTCTCGTGGTCTATCCAGATGGGGCATCCGTTGGAGCAGTTGGGACAAATAGAAGGCGTTGATCTTAAGAACCAGACCCTCTTTTTAAATCTGAAATCCTTCGATGTCAAAGCGCCCACGGGACAAAGATCGACCGTGTTCATCGCGTACGGATTGTCGAGTTTTCTTCCGGGGGCGGTCGTTATAAAGGACCTGTCGCCCCTTATTGCAACGGTCAGGTCGGATTTTTTGGCCGTCTCTGCACAGAACCTGACGCATCTTGTGCAAAGAACGCATCTTTCGTTGTCGAGTTTTATGTTCGGGCCTACATCGACGCCCTTTGGTCCGTGCGTCTTTTCTTCCTTGAACCTTGAGGGACGCCCCGAATATTTAAAATGATAGTCCTGTAACAAACACTCCCCCGCCTGATCGCATATCGGACAATCGAGCGGGTGATTTGCTAGTAGGAACTCCAGAACATCGGCGCGCATCTTTTTAACGGCGGCGCTTGCGGTATTTATTACCATCCCTTCCGCAACCGGCAGGTTGCAAGAAACTGTTAATTTAAATGGGGTGAACGACTCGCTCGAAGACTCGCTCCTTCCCCCCAAACCCCTCTCACTCGCACTGGCAGAGCCAGATGCTCGTTCGCCTATCCTGTATGATACATCCACAACGCACATTCTGCAATTGCCCGAAACAGAAAGTGCAGGATGCCAGCAAAAATGGGGGATAAATATGCCGTTATCGAGCGCCGCCTTGAGAACGGTGGTCCCGGCGGTAGCCTCTATCTTTTTATTGTCTATCGTTATTACTGGCATAAGCAACGGTATCGCTCATCCTGAGCCTGTCGAAGGATGAGTTATTGGTTCATGGTTCGACAAGCTCACCATGAGCGAATATATTTATAATCTTTTTTCGAACTCGTTCCTGAATTTTGTTATAAAACTTTTAACCGGCATGGCGAGGGCGTCGGCAAAGACGCAGATCGTCCTGCCCATCATATTATCTGCGAGCGTAAGCATCATTTCAAGGTCTCCCGCCTCGCCCGTGCCGTTCATTATCCTGTCCATTATCTTCTTCATCCATCCACTCCCTTCGCGGCATGGCGTACATTGACCGCACGATTCGTGATGATAGAAATCTACAAGTACGTTCAGGGCAAGGACCATGTCGGTCGTATCGTCCATGACTATCATGCCGCCGCTACCGAGCATAGTGCCGGCTTCCCCAAGCGATTCATAATCAAGAAGCAGGTTCTTTGATTCCTCGGCGGTCATAACAGGGACAGAAGAACCGCCGGGTATGATCGCCTTTAATTTTCTCCCCTTCCAGACCCCTCCCGCCTGTTCGTTCAAAAATGTCATGAGTGGGAGCCCCAGCGGTATCTCGTAAACTCCTGGCTTGTTCACATGCCCGGCAACGCTTATGAGCTTTGTCCCCTTACTCTTCTCGGTTCCTATTGCGGAATAAGCGGCGGCTCCATTATTGATGATGAAAGGAAGCGCCGCAAGCGTTTCAACATTATTGACGATGGTCGGTTGTCCGAAGAGCCCCTTTACCGCCGGGAACGGAGGCTTGATGCGCGGATATCCCCTCATCCCCTCTATCGACGAGATGAGAGAGGTCTCTTCTCCGCAGATGTAGGCCCCCGCCCCTCTATGGACTATGATGTCGAGGTCGAACGACCTTCCCAATATATTTTTACCCAGGAAATTGTTCTCATAGGCCTCTTTTACCGCCTCTTCAAAGATCTTTGCGGGCCTTGCGAACTCTCCTCTTATATAAACGTATGCCTCGTGAGCGCCTATGGCGTAGGCGGCTATTATTATGCCTTCGATAAGTCTGTGCGGGTCCTTTTCCATGAGCGCCCTGTCTTTGAAAGTGCCCGGCTCGCCTTCGTCGGCGTTGACACAGAGATAGACCGGGCCATTGTGCCCCTTTGGAACAAAGCCCCACTTGACCCCTGTCGGGAAACCTGCTCCGCCCCTGCCTCTTAGCCCGCTCTTTTTCACCTCTTCGGTGACTTCAAGCGGCTGCGTGGAGAGCGCCTTTTGAATGGATTTATACCCTTCGCGCCCGAGGTAGGCAGAGAACCTCCCGGCGTTCATAATATTAAAGTTCTGTGTCAGGACTTGCGGCATTCTTTTATTATCCCGTCTAATTTTTCGAACGTTAAATTCTCATGATAATCAAGATCGACCATCATCATCGGGGCGTCTCCGCACGCGCCAAGACATTCGACCGTTGATAAGGTAATGGCCCCGTCCTCCGTTGTCTCACCCGCTCCTATCCCGAGCTTTGCCTTGAGATATTTGAGCATCTCTTCGCTTCCTCTAAGCCAGCAACAGATATTCGTGCAGAGCTGAATGTGGTGCCTGCCGATCTTTCGGCGGTTGAACATCGTGTAGAACGTAACGGCGCCGTAAACGTCCGCCACCGGGACATCTAACTGCATGGCAACATATTCTATCGCCTCGTCGGAAACATAACCGGCATCTTCCTGAACGAGCCAGAGCGCAGGAAGCAGTGCCGCCCGCGTGCTGGGGTAACGCTTGATCACTTCGTGCAACTTGTCTTCACGTTCTGTGCTTAGTCGAAAACTCATAAATTTGTGTCACCACCCGCGAAGGCAGGGGTCTCGTTCATACGCCCTAGATCCCTGCTTTCGCAGGGATGACATTCTACCTATCCAACTCTCCCGCTATCACATTAAGCCCACCTAAAATGGCCACCGCATCCGCTATCATGTGGCCCTTTATAAGTTCAGGGTACGCCTGATATATCGCAAAACAGGGCGGCCTTACCTTTACTCTGTAAGGTTTTGGCCCGCCCTTGCTCACTATATAAAATCCTAGCTCGCCGTTCGCCCCTTCTGTGAACGAATAGACCTCGCCCGCCGGAACGTCCATCCCGTGCATGATGAGCTTGAAATGGTCCATGAGCCCTTCGATGTTCCCGTAGGTCTCCGCCTTTGGCGGAAGCGCAACATCGTGCTTATCTATGATAATGGGCCCATCCGGCATCTTCTTAAGGACCCCTTCTATGATTCTTTTTGACTGGCGAACCTCTTCGAATCTTACCATTATCCTGTCGTATGTATCGCCGTTCTCGCCAATGGGGACGTCCCAGTCGAACTCGTCATAATGATAGTAAGGGAACGCCTTTCTTACATCGTAAGGGACGCCCGCCGCACGAAGGCACGGCCCCGTGAATCCCCAATTGACCGCGTCTTCCGCCGAGATAGCGCCTATTCCGCGCGTTCTGTCGAGGAATATCCTGTTCTTAACAAGGAGCCCCGTGACATCCATGACGGCGCGATCGAGTTTTTTAAGTACCGTTGGAATATATTTCTTGGTGTTTACCGGAAGGTCCCTTGCAACACCACCGATACGCGTGTAGTTCGTGGTAAGCCTTGCCCCGCAGAGTTCCTCTATCCAGTCGTAGAACCATTCCCTGACATTGAACGTGTACCAGTAGTTGGTGAGCCCGCCCATATCTACAACGTTGGTGCCGATGGCGACGAGATGGTCCATTATTCTTGAGACCTCGGAGACAAGCACGCGGATATATTTTGCGCGTTCGGGGATATCTATCCCCAAAAGCTCTTCCACCGCCCGTGCGTAGCCGACGTTGTTCATGAGAGGAGAACAATAGTTGAGCCTGTCTGTATAGGGTATCACCTGAGAATATGTGTGGTCCTCGGCCTCTTTTTCAAAACAGCGGTGCAAGTATCCGACCTCCGGTATGGCATCGACAATCTTTTCGCCTGAAAGTTTCAGCATGAGGCGGAATGTGCCATGCGTTGCCGGATGGCTCGGTCCGAAATTGACCCAGAAAAAATCGTCGTCATTCTTTTCGCCGTCGCGAAGGTCGATCGGAACGGACATCTCCTGCCTTTTGCCTATGGGATAATCCTTTCTTAGAGGATGCCCCACAAAACCTTCGTACATTAAAAGGCGTTTGAGGGCGGGATGCCCAGTGAAATTAACGCCGAACATGTCAAAACATTCGCGTTCGAACCAGTCGGCCGACTTCCAAACGGAGGTCACGCTTGGGACGCTGGCATCTTTTTCATGGAGAGGACATTTTATCCTTAATCTTTTGTCGGTCGTTGAAGAACCCAGATGATAAACAACGTCGAACCTTCCTTCTTTACGGTCTAAATGGTCCACGCCACAGACATCCATGAGGAAGTCGAATTTATCCTTCTTGCGAAGCTCTTTCGCCTTATCTAAAAGCTCATCTCTATTTATTATCAGCGTTTCCATATCGCAACCTGTCGTCCCCGTGCAAACGGGGACCTCGTTTCTACGCTCTAGATCCCCGCTTACGCAGGGATGTGACACCTATTTTATCCCCGGTATCGCCTTGGTCCCGGATATGTCCGACTCGTTAACGATGCCGTAAAGTCTTCCGTCGTCTTTATATACCTTTAATAGCTCGTATTCCTTCTTTGCTGCTTTCCCTTCCGCGGTACCGCCATCTTTCTTAATAATATCTTCGAACGAGCGGAGAGCCTCTTGCCTGTAGGGTTCGGCCTTGACTATCAATTCTTCGGGGGAAATAGACCAGTTATAAAGGACCCAGCTCCATTTTCTGTGGATCCACCAAATATCTTCGTTCATGCGGGCCCAGAGGAGCCGGCCCTTTCTTCCCCATTCTCCGCTCTTATATTTATCCGTGAACACTTTTATCCCAGAGAGGACCTG of the Deltaproteobacteria bacterium CG11_big_fil_rev_8_21_14_0_20_49_13 genome contains:
- a CDS encoding NADH-quinone oxidoreductase subunit C, which translates into the protein METLIINRDELLDKAKELRKKDKFDFLMDVCGVDHLDRKEGRFDVVYHLGSSTTDKRLRIKCPLHEKDASVPSVTSVWKSADWFERECFDMFGVNFTGHPALKRLLMYEGFVGHPLRKDYPIGKRQEMSVPIDLRDGEKNDDDFFWVNFGPSHPATHGTFRLMLKLSGEKIVDAIPEVGYLHRCFEKEAEDHTYSQVIPYTDRLNYCSPLMNNVGYARAVEELLGIDIPERAKYIRVLVSEVSRIMDHLVAIGTNVVDMGGLTNYWYTFNVREWFYDWIEELCGARLTTNYTRIGGVARDLPVNTKKYIPTVLKKLDRAVMDVTGLLVKNRIFLDRTRGIGAISAEDAVNWGFTGPCLRAAGVPYDVRKAFPYYHYDEFDWDVPIGENGDTYDRIMVRFEEVRQSKRIIEGVLKKMPDGPIIIDKHDVALPPKAETYGNIEGLMDHFKLIMHGMDVPAGEVYSFTEGANGELGFYIVSKGGPKPYRVKVRPPCFAIYQAYPELIKGHMIADAVAILGGLNVIAGELDR
- a CDS encoding NADH-quinone oxidoreductase subunit F (part of NADH-ubiquinone oxidoreductase complex I; shuttles electrons from NADH, via FMN and iron-sulfur (Fe-S) centers, to quinones in the respiratory chain; NuoF is part of the soluble NADH dehydrogenase fragment, which represents the electron input part of NADH dehydrogenase), with translation MPQVLTQNFNIMNAGRFSAYLGREGYKSIQKALSTQPLEVTEEVKKSGLRGRGGAGFPTGVKWGFVPKGHNGPVYLCVNADEGEPGTFKDRALMEKDPHRLIEGIIIAAYAIGAHEAYVYIRGEFARPAKIFEEAVKEAYENNFLGKNILGRSFDLDIIVHRGAGAYICGEETSLISSIEGMRGYPRIKPPFPAVKGLFGQPTIVNNVETLAALPFIINNGAAAYSAIGTEKSKGTKLISVAGHVNKPGVYEIPLGLPLMTFLNEQAGGVWKGRKLKAIIPGGSSVPVMTAEESKNLLLDYESLGEAGTMLGSGGMIVMDDTTDMVLALNVLVDFYHHESCGQCTPCREGSGWMKKIMDRIMNGTGEAGDLEMMLTLADNMMGRTICVFADALAMPVKSFITKFRNEFEKRL
- a CDS encoding NADH-quinone oxidoreductase subunit NuoE, translated to MSFRLSTEREDKLHEVIKRYPSTRAALLPALWLVQEDAGYVSDEAIEYVAMQLDVPVADVYGAVTFYTMFNRRKIGRHHIQLCTNICCWLRGSEEMLKYLKAKLGIGAGETTEDGAITLSTVECLGACGDAPMMMVDLDYHENLTFEKLDGIIKECRKS